Genomic segment of Dehalococcoidia bacterium:
TCAGCGCGAAAAGAGAGGTTGGCGTCAGGGGTTCATCGCCGTCAAGCCGAATTGCAGCATCCAGAGTTATGTGACCCCGCTTCATGCTCTGAGGTTGGCGGGTTACCCGATTGAAGCTGTCATGGTGACCACGCTTCAGGCAGTTTCCGGGGCTGGTTTTCCCGGTCCTGCATCCATGCAAATGATTGATAATGTCATTCCTTACATCGGCGGCGAAGAGGAGAAATCCGAGCAGGAGCCTCTGCGCGTTCTGGGGAAATTAGGCAAAGGGGAAGTAATCCCGGAGAAATCCCTCAAGATATCGGCGCATTGCAATCGAGTCCCGGTGATTGATGGCCATACAGCCTGTGTGAGCATGAAGTTTGCGAAAGAAAAACCGTCCATCCGGGACATCATCCGCATCTGGAGCGAGTTCACCAGCGAACCCCAGCAGCGGCAACTCCCATCGGCTCCAATGCCGCCCATCATCTATCGGGAGGAGCCGGATAGGCCTCAGCCTCGAATGGATCGGGATGCCGGAAACGGCATGGCGGTGACCATCGGGCGGCTAAGACCCTGCAACGTCTTTGACTATCGCTTTGTGGGTCTCTCGCATAACACGATCCGGGGCGCTGCCGGAGGAGCAATCCTGATGGCAGAGCTGCTGAAAGCCC
This window contains:
- the asd gene encoding aspartate-semialdehyde dehydrogenase translates to MDKIKVGVLGATGMVGQNYIRLLHNHPWFEIAYVAASPNSAGKRYSEAVKGRWLMAEPIPETVRNLVVGDANLVSLAKGKCHLVFSAIEADKDTIRKLEEEYAREGFAVVSNNSAHRSTPDVPMIVPEVNGEHAELITLQREKRGWRQGFIAVKPNCSIQSYVTPLHALRLAGYPIEAVMVTTLQAVSGAGFPGPASMQMIDNVIPYIGGEEEKSEQEPLRVLGKLGKGEVIPEKSLKISAHCNRVPVIDGHTACVSMKFAKEKPSIRDIIRIWSEFTSEPQQRQLPSAPMPPIIYREEPDRPQPRMDRDAGNGMAVTIGRLRPCNVFDYRFVGLSHNTIRGAAGGAILMAELLKAQGYY